The genomic region CAATCACATTTGAATTTAATCCATTTCAATACTAAATGCTGATACACAACATGTTGTGTCTAGAACGCACCTTCGCTGTTGGATGGCATTATTCAAACGAGACTAAATTCTATTCAGGCAGTTTTTACACACCTAGATGTATTGCATGCATTTGTACAAAAGCATATAAAGTATGCTATAGGACACCATTATCCTTTATTGTATCAATAACCTTTAAGATTGGATATACTCGACAGGTATTGAAACTGTCCTATATTGATACAAGAGGATGTGTGTttaatgatagatatataatcccCAAACTGCCTACTGTGTAAGATATTGAGCTGTGGTCGGCCCTACTCAGACAGGGTCAGAGTTCAGGGGCTTACTTATTAGGGAGCTTTGTTCATGTGGAAACCCAGGAGAGCCAGGACATTCACACTTAGTCTCGTTTGGAGATGTTAGTTTGACCACTGTTTAGCAGCCTTGATATATAGCGCAAAAGTTTCGTGACAGCGTTGGTGGTGCAAAcctaaagattttaaaatacattgATTGACAACTTCCATCGAAGATCAGACAGCGGGCacatatgtaatattataatttgtacatttgaaaattagatttctgTGCCTATCTGCGCTCAGAAAgctgtgtttcattatattcaataacattccttagcatacgtatagtaacgtttACCTTACGTTTCAAAGTAAACAATTTTCGttgaaatattaattcatttcgGTATCTTACCAAATTCCTGATAGTGAGGGAGATTCCAATAGTGGATTTTGTACTCTATGCGCATTTTTATCCccggacctgttcttttggataatgatttacattttattttaagataacacaaacaaatatgtaaatcagacttTACCGCAGTTTCCGGTTGTAAGTAGTTCTTTATAGGAATAACActaaagggaggatggtgggctagatcagacagcagaaaaaaattgaacgttactatgcccaaattttacatcatatttaaatgagcaatttaaatatgtaaatgagatattatcgtcaattttcactattcgctcatttattacatgtacgtttaacattagatgatataggcgcttattttaattgaaaaagTGTCCAAATTTTCTTCTACAAGTTTCATACAATGTTTAACTCGTGAAATACGCAggtatttgaaaaatgttttcgTTGTGTATACTTATCATAATGGAATGAGTTAAATTTCTAATTtcatgttgtattgtgtttcggcatattattatgttaatatatcttatatgagATCAtacatctacattgtatatgagatcatatatatatttacatattttaaggTTCTAACAATGCTATAGTTCAATTCATCACGATATGAATATATCAGTTAAGATTGTCTGACATGTGTAAGATGCTCGTCATATACTAGTATCTCTTTTTCTCATAGAATAAAATTGAAATCTACTCTTACCTGAGATggtatctacatgtacatgtacgtatatcTGCAAtaaagtaaatacatgtactagtgacatatttatagaaaaaatatgtattgtatgaaAGATAATCTGTATTGTAAAAAGGGAATAGTAGGAgggataaatatgatatagcGATGGGTGTTAGAAGATAATGGTATACAGTTAAGTGTCATTGAACGATGTCTGGGTAGTTAGAATGTCCTGTTTCAAACGACGagccttgtacagcatttagaatgataatttgtgttttgCACGCTTGAAAAACGAGTTGACATAATATCAAAAACCCTCCGTTCAATAGCATGGTCCATCGGACAAAGCAGTACATTTCTTGTGCGTAAGGGAAATAACTTGCTGTTCTAAAAAGAAATCAAGGCCAAAAAAACCGAGATCTACCTTGTATTATTTAAGATGCGTTACCGTAACACGACGTTTTGAGATGATCTTTGCGACAAGGTGCGGTATTTTAGGACGGCAagtgaaaattgaaaattgtgaaaatgCGACATTTGAGCACAAGAtgaaatcaccaggtccgtctttgTTTCATTAACGAAGAACATCGGTCTAGCTGGTCAAAtcgtttggaccgcaaaaacgaaaacggccctGGGTTTTATAtgtatggtggctcgttagggccaagtatcaaatctcgcattctcgcactctcgaccttaggtcgagaacgcgagaatgcgaaaacgcgacggcgagggagcgaaaacgcgagattgcgaaagagcgaaaacgcgagaatgcgaaaactcgacggcgagaatgcgaaaacgcgacggcgaaaacgcgagattaatctcgcactctcgccgtcgcgatttcgctccctcgccgtcgcgttttcgcattctcgcgttctcGACCTAAAGTCGAGAACGCGAGAACGCGAGATTAGTCATTAACGGCCGTCCTCGCACTCTCGCTCCCTCGCGTAAGGAAGTTCCCATAATTTCACATGCGTGTTTAACTCAAAGCGTCTGGAGGATCGGGGTCCTTTTCCGAATTCGATTCGGCAAATAAAATGGCTTCAAGTTTCGAAGGTAAGTGTTAGACTTTATACTGTTGTTTTCATGAATAAATCGTTGTTGTTTGATGACAAACGTGTATACGGTAATAGATAGAACCTAATCATGACAGGTCtgctgtgtatatatactatatgtcgGTGGGTGATGGAGATGCGTGGGTATGGGCGGCGGAAAGGCCATGTACGGTAGGTTACATTCTTATAGACAACGTTTAAATTGTTAGCTTATTACTTCAGATAATTGAGGTGTACATTGAGGCATGAGACTGTATCAGACCGAGGGCTAGACTAGACTCTAATtaaacttttctttttatttcgaTCCCACGTATGGGCGGCGGAAAGCCCGAAAGGGGCAAAatccattaaaacaaaacctatgtcaaaaatcatatcaataaactttcttttcaaatcaacattggttttgttttaatggatttaattaatgatatttatttgttatggAAATATAGATACCAGGGATGATATATTGAGGGATTTGTTCTTCAAAGATTACACAAATTTGGAAATGCAAACAAAGCTGCACTATAAAGGAATTAGTATGAGGTAAGTGGGCCTAATATGCACTAGCttgtaatgtatacatgtattatgtttaaggatataaaacagaatatagaaaaaaaggtacatgtatgtgtgtcacACAAAACATGTTGAACATGTAAGATTTTAGAATGTAATGAAAATTAAtctttatgaaaaatatagatataggcacctaatttttaattaatttttttttgacttCACTGGAATtcgaatttattgaaatttcacatacatgtaaagAATAATTTGCTCTTTCCTCTGATAGGCTTAATATTTGCATAAATTTCTATTGctgatttcaagagatattgcatgtTTCAGTTCTTAAAAAAGATAGCAATGTAATTATTTTAAGTAAGAATAAAAAACCTTTAAAGTATAATAATTTAGTTAATTATTAACTTTGTTTTATTAAGTTTGGGACCCCCAAAATAAGTTTATCATGTATATCATaagtttatcatatatatttatcataagtttatcatatatattcaaataaatatatagtttatcataagtttatcatatatattcaaataaataatcTGTACTAGGATCTGGTCACTGCTTTATTTATGCATGTAGTTGTAGACCCGATCGACATATATCTGCAATACAGATTTGTTGTGTTTCTTATATTATTTTAcacttttaaaatgatatgtattCTCATTTCTGATACGCCTTGTAGTAGTCGTTCAATAAAAAGACACTTGAGGAGACTGGGTTTGAGGCAACGTGGAAGATGGAGTACACAAGAAATTGTTACGGCAATTCAGGTAGTTCAGTTGACACCTAGACCTTCAGATCAATTACTATAGTTAATATTTGTCCCTTATTTTTAATATGTCAGAtcatttgtacatgtaagtcAAGATCATGATTCTTTCTAGGTGTACCATGCCAATAGACCCAcctgttataaacatgtacttAGATATATGTAAAGATAATATAAGCATGTACCTGGTCAGTATATCACTGACAGTTTAGACTATAATGGTCTGTTTAACAAATGATACTGTTTCCAATCAATTTTCTATTTACATATACTCAGAAATATATTGCGGTAAAAAAGgtgaattattttttatcaaaatttaatattgaatgaaaaaaatgggaaaatttaattaataattcttAAACCCTTTTTTTGAAACTTTTACTTTTAAATGCATACAATGTTTACTCCCTTGAACTTGTTGGCACAactttctctctctctgtgtCTGTAGGTCAATTCGACACAATCACAGGCAATTCTGAAATTAATTATGAATGAAGATTCATTGGTGAATGAAAATGTGTGAAAGTTAAATTGTCTATGTATGACATGTTTGCATTGTTATAAACttgataaaaaaagaataaagattacgaaaaaaaattcttcactATAGAAAACTGACTTTGGTGATGCAATGGTATATTCATGAAGGTACATGTTTTGATAAACGTTTGTAATTTTGAATAATGTATCTTCCAATTCAAGGCAACAGTGTATgataatattatcaatatattgttaatttaaGGAAGAAATAAAAGGCAGTGGTCAAAACCTGGGATACCGCAGCCTGACTAAGAGACTTTTGACAAAGCATGGCATGGCAGTTGGAAGGTAAATACTAAAATCATTTAACCTTTTTCATTGATTATAATTTAATCCTACAAATTCAGTGAGATAAAACACTTCTTTGTATCTGTTTGCATTATATACTTCCACAttcatgacatcataacaaaCAAGGAAAAGTTCTTTATCCAGGCATTTAAGACGTCTTAAAATTTATGATAAACACTAGGAtttaggtccaaatacatgtagacctGTAACTAATTCCCTGGCCCCTGTGTCGCATACAACTTTCTTGATTACTCACACTTTTTTATTACCATAACATCTTGAGTAATGATTAAggttgtttgactgtaccatGTAAGTAAATATGCCTCAGAATCACTTCTATGTTGCGGGATCTTATTCATTAGCCTCTTAGAGTATCCATGTTTTTACTATCCGACTGGCCCGTATTTTATCTTTCAGAGCTTCCAGAAAAGTGTTAATGTTATCTgactttgatatacaatgtagtacatatattgtatgatattgcTAAATGTTGTAGACTGATATTTTACACTAATCCTGTTGTTGACtttatttttacagaaaatcaGTATCTAGCATTCTTAGGCAAATTGACCCAAAAGGTGTGGAGCTTAGGACACATCACTGCCTGATCAGGAGGACATACTACAACAAGGGGCCCAACTTCCTGGTCCATATAGATGGGTATGACAAATTGAAGCCTTTTGGATTAGCCATACATGGAGCCATCTGTGGGTGACAAAGTCTGTGAACATTTCAGTATCTTAATTAAACTTCTTTTAATATGACTGTTCAAATCCCCCTTTGCTCTTGATCTCTTGTTTAACCCTAAACAGTTATTGTTATTCATTGTGTGATTTGAAAAGGCAAACAAGTGGTAAGTTAATTTTTTCTCTTGGAGGGCAGCATGTATCTTTCTCTAGTTgcataacatgtatatataggaacTCCCTTGGTTTCTTTTTGTGATCTGTaccaagatacatgtatgtatgatagttTTTAGACTGATTGTGATAAAAGTGACCAATAGACAGACCATCTTGATTCAATCGTTCTATTACTGTAGTTATTATGTCACAATATGATGTTATTCCTATTGGCATGACTGTTAACATAGAAATGTGAGAGAGAGAAAAGCAGGGAAAATATACTCAAAGTTCATTTAATTGTGTGCAGCAATATCTTTCTTATCTAGTTTGAAATAAGTATCATTATGGTTTATATAGTAACTTTGAAGTTTTAATGCATAGTAATAATGAGTTAGTATCTGAGTATTCCTATATAATCAAATTCTTGACTAAGTCTTCTTTTAATTCAAGATCAAACTGCATATAacaggaaaaaaatcataaaatattgcCATAGgttatttgatattaatttggAATGAAACCTAAGTTTCATGAATTGTATTTGAAATTGCTCTTGTTTCAATTGTAAAAgttgtaaatattaaatattacagATTTTCACGACGTGTCTTATGGTTAAAAGTTGCCAGAACCAACAATGACCCAAGAGTGGTTGCCTCATACTTTCTAGATTTTGTAGAAGAGATAAATGGTATGTAAAGCAAAACTTTAAGGTGAACATTCATCatgtattttaacaatttaaagtAATGCAAAGCCAACACCTTTGCCGCCAAAGTGATACCTATATGTCTCAGGTGACACAAAAATAGATTCCTTCCTGATTAGCATTGGTATAATTTACTTTCAGTTTTGTTTCTTTATCAAAATGATTTAGGAGTTCCAAGGTGTATTCGGGCAGATGGTGGGACAGAAAATGGTAGTGTGGAAGATATGCTAAAGCCTTGAGATGGTATGACGATGATGATATGAGTGGAgaaaaaagtgtaataattgGTAGCTCTACTTCAAATCAGGTAAGATATTATTTGCTTGTGAAAAAGACACACCCATGAAATATCTGAATTTATAATGCCACCACAAACGTTCATTGAGTGTCCTGCCATGTTTCATGACCACTTGCCCGTACCCCGACAAGATATGAGAAGCTATTAAAGAATTTTATGCTGAAATTGGCCAATAAATCACTATATTCAATCATTCATTGTTGCAGAGGATTGAACGCTGGTGGAGGTCAATGCGGCAGATGGGGATTGGGTTTTGGATCGACTTTTTCAAGGATTTAGAATATCAAGGCCTTTTCTCCAATGCAATTGAGATGCACATGTAAATAAATGGTGGTACATTAACTAATTTAATAatggattttaatgaaactttgcTAGAACCAGAAGGAATTCATCTTTGTTAAAATAAGGTTCCTAATAGCCAGAGACATAGTGTTGTGGCCTAAAAGTTCCAAAGGGTTAAACTTCTTAATCTTTAAAATCCATAAGTTCTAGAAATGCTATCTCTAAAATTGTTCAGGCTGAGCCCATGGGACTCCCCATTTGTCCCAGGGAGGAATCAGTTTACCATATATAAGGAAATAAACGTCTTGCATCTTTATTCACATAATATGAGGGTGTGTAATGCATTGCGTCTTGGCAATACTGAATTCTGTGATGCGAAATGGGAAACTTAATCCCAGTGAGTTGGACTAGGTGATGTGGCAGGAAAAGTGattacatataaatgaaataatgatattgtatataaaagttTATGTCCAGTTTTAGAATCGATGAAGATTATTTTAAGTTACGAAATAAAAGTTGTTGGTGTAACCCCCCTGTGGTCCCCATTTTTCCCCAGGGAGATACAATATGatcctttttacaattagatCATTGATactttatttgaaattttcaattctTACCTAGGACACCAACATTGTTTCTAGTTTATTGCctataattatgattttatcaattttaacaatttgtattatttcatttcaactcTGCATTGTCAGATGAATATATACTTGGCAAGGTACACAAGCCTCCCGCTTTTGCTTTCAATGCCaatcttaattttaaaattttgattaccatatattacatgtatatcataatgttatgttttaggGACAGTGGATTACAAATTTTCAGTGAAATTAAGTGATGTGGAGTCCTTGAAGAGTTTCTGTAGTTATCCAAGCTGCTATGGATGCACAGAGGAGATAAAGGAACACTTCACGTCTATTTTGCTTGAAGGTAGAAGAAGTGAGCCTATAAATTCTGAAGATGCAAAGGAACTGTTCCAATGGATGTTACAAAAGATATAGATTGGATAAGTTGACAATGTGATGAGGATTGTGACAATAATAGTTTATCCTCAAAAACTTTAAAGattaacaaaaacaagaggcccaaaggacCTTAAATGGTTATCGGACTACATGGAGTATGTCAAACTTCAAAAAGTAGTATAACCCATAATGGTTGACATGTTGGATAAATGTGaccttaaaagtaggtcaagcttattcatttgaataaaattggtATTCCTCCatcccagcaagctacaggcccaacatcaggtctctatatatatgtatctaggttattgagaagttttttttaaaatatcatagcctttttgaccccagTCACCTTGAAAGTGGGTCAAAGTCATTCAATTAAACAACATGGTGGGGCTTTGCATCAGTATGGTACAGGCCCAATAGGTCAGATGACCTTAATAAAGAAATAACATGAGCTAAATCttccaaatttattttttatttgatttgaacaTCAATCAAAGAAAGAAGCTAACACTCAGAATATTAATGTTCATCCTTTCTTGTAAACAACTGAAGACACTGCATTGGAATCAAATGAAATTGTCAGTGAAATTCTCTAAATCATTGAAAATAGCATGCAATTGAAATTATATCCAGTCTTACCACGTTGAACCTAATGTGTGTAATATAAACTGGATCTGTTGCGCAATCGCATTTGATTAAATTGAAACGAGTCCAGGATTTAAAAGCTATTTTTAAAGGAAAAGCTTATGGAAAATGACAACATGTGAAATCAGATTGCAAACTATACACATTTGTCTCCTAATTTAATGTTGGGTAGAGGGATTCAACCAACAGGTTATAACACTTGTTGACCCTAGGTTAGTTGACTTATTGTGTCATTCTGACATACTTTTCTTCATGTCTTAAAATCTTATCTTCCACAAAATGCGAAATCTAATCTTGAAccagtgaccttcacctttacATGACCACAGGTCAGTTGGTTCTCAATTTGTTTCTTAtaaactttgcttcataa from Pecten maximus chromosome 11, xPecMax1.1, whole genome shotgun sequence harbors:
- the LOC117338156 gene encoding LOW QUALITY PROTEIN: uncharacterized protein LOC117338156 (The sequence of the model RefSeq protein was modified relative to this genomic sequence to represent the inferred CDS: inserted 1 base in 1 codon); protein product: MASSFEDTRDDILRDLFFKDYTNLEMQTKLHYKGISMSSRSIKRHLRRLGLRQRGRWSTQEIVTAIQEEIKGSGQNLGYRSLTKRLLTKHGMAVGRKSVSSILRQIDPKGVELRTHHCLIRRTYYNKGPNFLVHIDGYDKLKPFGLAIHGAICGFSRRVLWLKVARTNNDPRVVASYFLDFVEEINGVPRCIRADGGTENGSVEDMXKALRWYDDDDMSGEKSVIIGSSTSNQRIERWWRSMRQMGIGFWIDFFKDLEYQGLFSNAIEMHMDSGLQIFSEIK